One window from the genome of Natrialba magadii ATCC 43099 encodes:
- a CDS encoding DUF7095 family protein produces MSDTGGDSERETESESGGRNGDVNGNDNGNSSGSASGFNRANAVDRLESLVDTVENERMPVPVREVWAFGDVALGLDPVERLDIYLTKDILLRDESASAGDSDEEGDEQDPDARFQESHGIEGVGKSVRADWAAEYPEFLRANANGHAAPEQCLAAHLLGTEHGAGDEPIHLEVCNASFEDNVTQRLRGAKLREDYTQLLDPRGVCLWADGTRSDEAFRKLRESELALPTLSAALEMLGMEDEEATTAARELHAWREEQDGVTVRGDVV; encoded by the coding sequence ATGAGCGACACTGGTGGCGATAGCGAGCGCGAGACGGAGAGCGAGAGCGGGGGTCGGAACGGGGACGTGAACGGTAACGACAACGGCAACAGTAGCGGCAGCGCCAGCGGGTTCAACCGCGCCAACGCAGTCGACCGACTCGAGTCCCTCGTCGACACCGTAGAGAACGAACGGATGCCGGTTCCGGTCCGCGAGGTCTGGGCCTTCGGTGACGTTGCACTGGGGCTGGATCCGGTCGAACGGCTCGATATCTACCTGACCAAGGATATTCTGCTGCGTGACGAGAGCGCATCCGCTGGAGACAGCGATGAAGAAGGAGACGAGCAGGACCCAGATGCGCGGTTTCAGGAGTCCCACGGAATCGAAGGTGTCGGGAAATCCGTCCGCGCGGACTGGGCCGCGGAGTACCCCGAGTTCCTGCGTGCAAACGCGAACGGACACGCCGCACCGGAGCAGTGTCTCGCAGCGCACCTGCTCGGGACCGAACACGGGGCCGGCGACGAGCCAATCCACCTCGAAGTCTGCAACGCCTCCTTCGAGGACAACGTCACACAACGGCTTCGAGGTGCAAAACTCCGTGAGGACTATACCCAACTGCTCGATCCCCGCGGCGTCTGCCTCTGGGCTGACGGTACACGGAGCGACGAGGCGTTCCGAAAGCTCCGCGAGAGCGAACTGGCGCTGCCGACGCTGTCGGCGGCTCTGGAGATGCTTGGAATGGAGGACGAGGAAGCGACGACCGCGGCCAGGGAGCTCCACGCCTGGCGCGAGGAACAGGATGGAGTGACAGTTCGAGGCGACGTGGTCTAA